The following are encoded together in the Thalassomonas haliotis genome:
- the gtfA gene encoding sucrose phosphorylase — protein sequence MKNNVQLITYADRLSGAGIPELHELLATELTGLFCGVHILPFFYPIDGSDAGFDPIDHTRVDERIGSWQDIKALGSDCEIMADLIVNHASAESKEFKDVLAKGKTSPYWDLFLTKDKVFPEGASEDLLALIPRPKTTGCFTPYQLATGETVDFWTTFTDTQIDLDVKTELGRGYLKKVIDTFAANNISYIRLDAAGFAIKKAGTSCFMIDETFDFINELSDMANKAGMKSLVEIHSYYKTQIEIAKRVNLVYDFALPPLVLHYLTTRDVQPLVNWLKISPRNCITVLDTHDGIGIEDVAGKDDLPGLLSPQQIEALVAAIHKNSAGGSEKASGAAASNVDIYQVNCSYYDALAKDDLNYLIARAIQFFSPGVPQVYYGGLLAQENDLALLARTNVGRDINRSYLNKNEVTKAIDKPVVKALSALIKLRNQNEAFNGLFEICGEQQKLCLKWIHGRHSARLVVDMTLQQASLFLGDGEQQQQLELAELLAGS from the coding sequence ATGAAAAATAACGTGCAATTAATCACCTATGCTGACCGGCTGTCAGGTGCCGGTATCCCTGAACTTCATGAGTTACTGGCTACCGAGTTAACCGGTTTGTTTTGTGGGGTACATATCCTGCCCTTCTTTTATCCTATCGACGGCAGCGATGCCGGTTTTGATCCGATAGATCATACCCGGGTCGATGAGCGTATCGGCAGCTGGCAAGACATTAAAGCGCTGGGCAGTGATTGTGAAATTATGGCGGATCTTATCGTCAACCATGCCTCGGCAGAATCGAAAGAATTTAAAGATGTGCTGGCGAAAGGCAAAACCTCACCTTATTGGGATTTATTTCTGACCAAAGACAAGGTCTTTCCCGAGGGGGCAAGTGAAGACTTGCTGGCACTGATCCCCCGGCCGAAAACTACAGGTTGTTTTACCCCTTACCAATTGGCAACGGGAGAAACCGTCGATTTCTGGACCACCTTTACCGATACCCAGATAGATCTGGATGTAAAAACCGAACTGGGGCGCGGATATCTTAAAAAGGTGATCGATACTTTCGCCGCCAACAACATCAGTTATATCCGGTTGGATGCGGCGGGTTTTGCCATTAAAAAAGCCGGCACCAGCTGTTTTATGATTGATGAAACCTTCGATTTTATCAATGAATTATCGGATATGGCCAATAAGGCCGGCATGAAATCCTTGGTGGAAATCCATTCATATTATAAAACCCAGATTGAAATCGCCAAGCGGGTGAACCTGGTGTATGACTTTGCCCTGCCGCCACTGGTGTTGCATTACCTGACCACCCGGGATGTGCAGCCGCTGGTGAACTGGTTAAAGATCTCACCGAGGAACTGTATTACCGTACTCGATACCCATGACGGTATCGGCATTGAGGATGTTGCCGGAAAAGACGACCTGCCGGGTTTGCTGAGCCCGCAGCAGATTGAGGCCCTGGTTGCTGCTATCCATAAAAATAGCGCCGGCGGCAGTGAAAAAGCCTCGGGAGCCGCTGCCAGTAATGTCGATATCTATCAGGTGAACTGCAGTTATTATGATGCCCTGGCAAAAGACGATCTCAATTATCTGATCGCCCGTGCTATCCAGTTCTTCTCGCCCGGCGTGCCCCAGGTTTATTACGGCGGTTTGCTGGCGCAGGAAAATGATCTGGCGTTACTGGCCAGGACCAATGTCGGACGGGATATCAACCGCTCTTACCTCAATAAAAATGAGGTGACAAAAGCTATCGATAAACCTGTAGTCAAAGCCCTGTCAGCCCTGATAAAGCTGCGTAACCAGAATGAAGCCTTTAACGGCTTGTTTGAAATCTGCGGCGAGCAGCAAAAACTTTGTCTGAAATGGATTCATGGCAGGCATAGCGCCCGTTTAGTGGTGGATATGACATTGCAGCAGGCAAGTCTTTTTCTCGGTGACGGTGAGCAACAGCAACAGCTGGAGCTGGCTGAGTTGCTGGCGGGAAGTTAA
- a CDS encoding MFS transporter, translating into MKNATTSIDHQQMQRIKWLTYMMFMMFAMTTDAVGVIIPEIITAFDLSLTAASAFHYVPMIAIALSGLLLGFLADKLGRKTTIILGLIVFSVTSFLFAVGNSFWFFLSLMVCSGCAIGFFKTGALALIGDISTSGKEHTTTMNTVEGFFGVGAIIGPAIVSYLLASGFAWKYLYVIAGILCASLCLLAWKTNYPAMKKDHSEEITLKRTLKMMKNRYALGFSSAIALYVITEVAIYVWMPTLLRDYQGDMVWLATYALTIFFVFRALGRFLGAWVLSRFNWMQVMFVTSLAIFGCYFFSMVYGINAAVFLLPLSGLFMSMIYPTLNSKGISCFKKSEHGAVAGVILFFTAVAAALGPLAMGAVSDLFGDVKYGFYLATGFAGILFLMMAYNLLKKPTQEVLLEAEHS; encoded by the coding sequence ATGAAGAATGCAACAACCAGTATCGACCACCAGCAAATGCAACGCATTAAATGGCTCACCTACATGATGTTTATGATGTTCGCCATGACCACAGATGCGGTTGGTGTCATTATTCCTGAAATCATTACCGCTTTCGATCTCAGCTTAACCGCTGCCAGCGCCTTTCATTATGTGCCTATGATCGCCATCGCCCTCAGTGGCCTGCTACTGGGATTCCTCGCCGACAAGCTCGGCCGAAAAACCACTATCATCCTTGGCTTGATTGTTTTCTCCGTTACCAGTTTTTTATTTGCCGTCGGTAATTCCTTCTGGTTTTTCCTCTCCCTGATGGTGTGCTCGGGCTGCGCCATAGGTTTCTTTAAAACCGGCGCATTGGCCTTGATCGGCGATATCTCCACCTCAGGCAAAGAACACACCACCACTATGAATACCGTGGAAGGCTTTTTTGGTGTCGGCGCCATAATCGGGCCGGCTATTGTCAGCTATTTGCTGGCCAGCGGTTTTGCCTGGAAATACCTTTATGTGATCGCCGGGATCTTATGTGCATCCCTGTGCCTGCTGGCATGGAAAACCAATTACCCGGCGATGAAAAAAGATCACAGTGAAGAGATCACCTTAAAACGCACCCTGAAAATGATGAAAAACCGCTATGCCCTGGGTTTTTCCTCCGCCATCGCCTTATATGTGATCACCGAAGTTGCCATTTATGTCTGGATGCCGACCCTGCTGCGCGATTACCAGGGCGACATGGTCTGGCTGGCCACCTATGCCTTAACCATCTTTTTTGTTTTTCGCGCCCTGGGCCGGTTTTTAGGCGCCTGGGTCCTGAGTCGGTTTAACTGGATGCAGGTAATGTTTGTCACTAGCCTGGCAATCTTTGGCTGTTATTTCTTTAGCATGGTCTATGGTATCAATGCTGCCGTATTCCTGCTGCCGTTATCCGGGTTATTTATGTCGATGATCTACCCGACCTTGAATTCGAAAGGGATCAGCTGCTTTAAAAAATCCGAACACGGCGCCGTCGCCGGGGTGATTTTATTTTTTACCGCAGTAGCCGCGGCTTTAGGCCCGTTGGCCATGGGCGCGGTCAGCGATCTGTTCGGCGATGTCAAATATGGCTTTTACCTGGCGACAGGTTTTGCCGGCATCTTATTTTTAATGATGGCCTATAACCTTTTGAAAAAGCCCACCCAGGAAGTACTGCTCGAAGCCGAGCACAGCTAA
- the pgi gene encoding glucose-6-phosphate isomerase encodes MTARTSLASWQALTAHAQQMKQQHMNDLFAADNQRFNKFSIQLPSLLLDYSKNRISEQTMAQLLTLAKDCDISGWREKMFSGEAINRTEDRAVLHTALRNRSQTILELDGENITARVEQTLAKMKNFSDKVRQGHWQGYSGKRITDIVNIGVGGSNLGPQTVTEALKQYSDNSLTVHYVSNVDGAQIAEVLRPLNPEKVLFIVSSKTFTTTETMTNAATAVKWLVSSSFDEQAVAKHFIAVTANQDNAREFGINRENIFEMWDWVGGRFSLWSAIGLPIALDLGFDKFIELLDGAHEMDQHFQQTPLAENAPVILALLSIWNCTFLGAQSQAILPYDQSLHMLSAYLQQAEMESNGKSVTWHGEEVNYPTVPSIWGELGINGQHAFYQYLHQSNNVVPADFIGSVESNTPVSGHHETLMANFFAQTQALMCGVDEAQVRADLHAKGRQQDYINKVAPHKVHKGNRPTNTILMKRITPKTLGSLIALYEHKIFVQGIILQICSFDQWGVELGKGLASKIQHELESNEQSSGHDSSTAELISYYKAVKNQTGSKAEQ; translated from the coding sequence ATGACAGCAAGAACATCCCTTGCCAGCTGGCAGGCCTTAACTGCCCATGCGCAGCAAATGAAACAACAACATATGAATGATCTGTTCGCCGCCGATAATCAGCGTTTTAATAAATTTTCCATTCAGCTGCCTTCATTATTGCTCGACTATTCAAAAAACCGCATCTCAGAGCAAACCATGGCGCAACTACTGACCCTGGCAAAAGATTGCGATATAAGTGGCTGGCGCGAAAAAATGTTTTCCGGTGAAGCCATCAACCGCACCGAAGACAGGGCAGTATTACATACGGCGCTGCGCAACCGCAGCCAGACAATACTTGAGCTTGATGGCGAGAATATTACCGCCCGGGTAGAACAAACCCTGGCAAAAATGAAAAACTTCAGCGACAAGGTCCGCCAGGGGCACTGGCAAGGTTATTCCGGCAAACGCATTACCGATATCGTCAATATTGGCGTTGGCGGCTCCAACCTGGGACCGCAAACCGTCACCGAAGCCCTGAAGCAATACAGTGACAACAGCTTAACTGTCCATTATGTTTCTAATGTCGACGGTGCCCAGATAGCCGAAGTACTACGACCGTTAAATCCGGAAAAAGTACTGTTTATTGTCTCCAGCAAAACCTTTACCACCACAGAAACCATGACCAATGCCGCCACGGCAGTGAAGTGGCTGGTGTCTTCCTCGTTTGATGAGCAGGCGGTGGCAAAACACTTTATCGCAGTCACTGCCAACCAGGACAATGCCAGGGAATTTGGTATCAACCGGGAGAATATTTTTGAAATGTGGGACTGGGTCGGCGGGCGCTTTTCCCTCTGGTCGGCGATAGGTTTACCGATCGCCCTGGATCTGGGCTTTGACAAATTTATTGAATTGCTCGATGGCGCCCATGAAATGGACCAGCACTTCCAACAGACGCCGCTGGCAGAAAACGCCCCTGTAATACTGGCCCTGCTCAGTATCTGGAACTGCACCTTTTTAGGCGCCCAGTCACAGGCGATTTTACCTTATGATCAATCGCTGCATATGCTCAGTGCCTACCTGCAGCAGGCGGAAATGGAAAGTAACGGCAAGTCGGTTACCTGGCACGGGGAAGAGGTGAATTACCCGACCGTTCCTTCCATTTGGGGCGAGCTTGGCATTAACGGCCAGCATGCTTTTTACCAATATCTGCACCAAAGCAATAATGTGGTACCGGCAGATTTTATCGGCTCGGTAGAAAGCAATACCCCGGTCAGCGGGCACCATGAAACCCTGATGGCCAACTTTTTTGCCCAGACCCAGGCCTTGATGTGCGGTGTCGATGAGGCACAAGTCAGGGCCGATTTACACGCCAAGGGCCGCCAGCAGGACTATATCAACAAAGTCGCGCCCCACAAGGTACATAAAGGCAACCGCCCTACCAATACCATCTTGATGAAACGTATCACCCCGAAAACCTTAGGTTCATTGATCGCCCTTTATGAGCATAAGATTTTTGTCCAGGGCATTATTTTACAAATCTGCTCTTTTGATCAATGGGGAGTTGAATTGGGCAAAGGCCTGGCCAGTAAAATTCAGCATGAGTTAGAATCAAACGAACAAAGCAGCGGCCATGACAGCTCAACCGCCGAGCTGATCAGCTATTATAAGGCGGTGAAAAATCAAACGGGGAGCAAAGCGGAACAATAA
- a CDS encoding putative bifunctional diguanylate cyclase/phosphodiesterase — translation MKSLQNKIFLFFVLLLLVVQAIALSTLIAGKNNQELLQINNRLTTAKTIFSELFDSRSEYLAAFAETAAKDYGIKQVFHDDTRSLLVAMNNHRKRINADIAMAIAADNRITGQLVVTREQNNQRKVRQGQEKGELFRFSDWLDSQQQSHLYLLGDAVYQLSLSPLTVGAKTIGWLAFGFEIDQRLAMEFMGITGLATDFILKEGEHWRMVASSNPEAELAFARDIVQGFTPDTYIGVGHLITDLDQQVFGVAMYGLRADFVEVLQKQWLQLLVLAVITLLLSLAGAYLIAGSITKPITRLVEQAKIVASGDYHQTIKLDDQNELGQLADEFNVMQSAVLSREQAITHRANHDPLTDLPNRNVLKLTLNHLTKHQQKFALLHLNISRLKDVNDALGHDVGDRVITETAKRLRQLTDFQLISHLGGDEFMLVVELMPDIVLDSLVNKVQQALEPNFDYQGISLQLQARMGITLSPEHSSETKTLLQMADTALHHTRKARQELQIYHADLDVNSVERLSLINDLKKAISSGQLELYYQPKINLKSNEVTHVEALVRWQHPNLGMIPPDNFIYIAEQTGQINALTQWVFSTALAQYKSWCALGITLNVAVNISAENLKDPDFYSFICQALTAYQVPAENVTLEVTESAVVEDPESAIALLSKFKKQGMRISIDDYGTGYSSLAQLKQLPVHELKIDKSFVQKLKDDEDDQIIVRSTIELAHNMGLSVVAEGIEDDYAKCWLAEYKCELGQGYFISRPKPALELTTWLQEQKIIAGEKEVL, via the coding sequence ATGAAGAGTTTGCAGAATAAGATATTTTTGTTTTTTGTCTTGTTATTGCTGGTGGTGCAGGCAATAGCTTTATCTACCCTGATCGCGGGTAAAAATAATCAGGAGCTGCTGCAAATCAATAACCGTCTGACCACAGCTAAAACTATTTTTAGTGAGTTGTTTGACAGCCGCAGCGAATATTTGGCGGCATTTGCGGAAACTGCCGCCAAAGATTACGGCATCAAACAGGTTTTTCACGATGATACCCGCAGCTTGCTGGTGGCTATGAATAACCACAGAAAACGTATTAATGCCGATATTGCCATGGCGATTGCTGCAGATAATCGTATTACCGGCCAACTGGTTGTTACCCGGGAGCAGAATAATCAGCGTAAGGTGCGCCAGGGACAGGAAAAAGGTGAGTTATTCCGTTTCAGCGACTGGTTGGACAGCCAGCAACAGTCGCATTTATATCTGCTTGGTGATGCCGTTTATCAGCTGAGCTTGTCGCCGTTAACCGTGGGAGCGAAAACCATAGGTTGGCTGGCTTTTGGTTTTGAAATTGATCAGCGCCTGGCGATGGAATTTATGGGGATCACAGGTCTGGCAACCGACTTTATCTTAAAGGAAGGCGAGCACTGGCGTATGGTGGCGTCCTCTAATCCCGAGGCCGAACTGGCTTTTGCCAGAGATATAGTGCAGGGGTTTACCCCGGATACCTATATCGGCGTGGGGCACCTTATTACCGATCTTGATCAACAGGTATTTGGGGTGGCCATGTACGGTTTGCGCGCCGATTTTGTCGAGGTGTTGCAAAAGCAATGGTTGCAGCTGTTGGTGTTGGCGGTGATCACCCTGTTATTGTCTTTAGCCGGTGCCTACCTGATTGCCGGTTCAATTACTAAGCCCATAACCCGGTTGGTGGAGCAGGCTAAAATAGTTGCCAGCGGTGATTACCACCAAACCATAAAACTCGATGATCAAAATGAATTGGGTCAGCTGGCAGATGAATTTAATGTGATGCAAAGTGCGGTATTGAGCCGGGAGCAGGCTATTACCCACAGGGCAAACCATGATCCCCTTACCGACTTGCCTAACCGCAATGTACTCAAACTGACCTTGAACCACCTGACCAAGCACCAGCAAAAGTTTGCCCTGCTACATCTTAATATCAGCCGGTTAAAAGATGTCAATGATGCCCTGGGGCATGATGTCGGCGATCGGGTGATCACAGAAACCGCCAAACGTTTACGGCAGTTAACGGATTTTCAATTAATCAGCCACCTCGGCGGCGATGAATTTATGTTAGTGGTGGAGTTGATGCCTGATATTGTGCTCGACTCCCTGGTGAATAAAGTGCAGCAGGCTTTAGAGCCGAATTTTGATTATCAGGGCATCAGTTTGCAGCTCCAGGCCAGGATGGGAATTACTTTGTCTCCTGAGCATAGCAGTGAAACAAAAACCTTGTTACAGATGGCGGATACAGCCCTGCACCATACCCGTAAAGCCCGGCAGGAGCTGCAGATATATCATGCCGATCTGGATGTAAACAGCGTAGAGCGTTTAAGTTTGATCAATGATCTGAAAAAAGCCATCAGCAGTGGCCAGCTTGAACTTTATTACCAGCCTAAGATTAACCTCAAGTCGAATGAAGTCACCCATGTCGAAGCCCTGGTACGCTGGCAACATCCGAATTTAGGTATGATACCGCCGGATAATTTTATTTATATTGCCGAGCAAACCGGGCAAATTAATGCCTTAACCCAATGGGTGTTTTCTACCGCCCTGGCCCAGTATAAAAGCTGGTGCGCCCTGGGGATTACTTTAAATGTTGCCGTGAATATTTCTGCGGAAAACCTCAAAGACCCCGACTTTTATAGCTTTATTTGCCAGGCATTAACGGCCTACCAGGTGCCGGCGGAAAATGTCACCCTGGAAGTCACAGAAAGTGCGGTGGTAGAAGACCCTGAATCGGCCATTGCTTTGTTGAGCAAGTTTAAAAAGCAGGGGATGCGCATCTCGATAGATGATTACGGCACAGGTTATTCTTCCCTGGCCCAGTTAAAGCAGCTGCCGGTACATGAATTGAAAATAGATAAATCTTTTGTCCAGAAACTCAAAGATGATGAGGATGATCAGATCATCGTACGCTCCACCATAGAACTGGCCCATAATATGGGGCTGAGTGTGGTGGCCGAAGGCATAGAAGATGATTACGCCAAATGCTGGCTGGCGGAGTATAAATGCGAGTTAGGGCAAGGATATTTTATCAGCCGGCCGAAACCGGCACTGGAGCTTACCACCTGGTTACAGGAGCAAAAAATTATTGCCGGTGAAAAGGAAGTCTTATGA
- the glpD gene encoding glycerol-3-phosphate dehydrogenase, with protein MANLIQGTVDLLIVGGGINGAGIAADAAGRNLSVVLCEQHDLAGATSSASSKLIHGGLRYLEHYEFRLVREALAEREVMLKKAPHIISPLRFCLPHQPHLRPAWMIRAGLFLYDHLGKREALSGSKSVSFSPEQGLKEHITRGFEYSDCWVDDARLVVLNAISARENGASILNRTRCIQAKRVGGLWHVTLEHSLSKQRTLVHARALVNASGPWVGSFIESALKLTPVRKTRLIKGSHIIVPKIYPQNQAYILQNEDQRIVFVIPYQQDFSLIGTTDVEFSGDPGKVAITAEEKSYLIGLVNRYFKSQLAEKDVVASYAGVRPLCDDESNSPSAITRDYTLEVEEHLGSAPLLSVFGGKITTYRKLAETALAKLAPYFEEMAEPWTEKVSLPGADFNRGSKNYAVGFTAAFSQELKQQYPWLPPALINRYCRTYGSLCLQFLRRATGLNQLGQDFGAGLYAAEVDYLITREWAYSCEDILWRRTKLGLYLKPAQVRKLSDYLDTQECRKVSA; from the coding sequence ATGGCAAATTTAATACAAGGAACTGTAGATTTGTTAATCGTTGGCGGCGGTATCAATGGCGCGGGCATTGCGGCAGATGCGGCCGGCCGTAATTTATCTGTTGTGTTATGTGAACAGCATGATTTGGCGGGAGCAACTTCGTCTGCCAGCAGCAAGCTTATTCATGGCGGCCTGCGCTATTTAGAGCATTATGAATTTCGTTTGGTGCGCGAAGCCCTGGCAGAAAGGGAAGTTATGCTGAAAAAAGCCCCGCACATCATCTCTCCCCTGCGTTTTTGTCTGCCTCACCAGCCTCACTTAAGGCCCGCCTGGATGATACGGGCCGGTTTATTTCTTTATGATCATCTCGGGAAACGGGAAGCGTTATCGGGATCTAAGTCGGTGAGCTTTTCTCCCGAACAGGGGCTTAAAGAGCATATCACCCGGGGGTTTGAGTATTCCGATTGTTGGGTGGATGACGCCCGGCTGGTGGTGCTTAATGCCATCAGCGCCCGGGAAAACGGGGCAAGTATTTTAAACCGGACCCGGTGCATTCAGGCCAAACGGGTGGGGGGACTCTGGCATGTCACCCTTGAACATAGCTTGAGCAAACAGAGAACTTTAGTACATGCCCGTGCTTTAGTGAATGCTTCTGGTCCCTGGGTCGGTTCATTTATTGAAAGCGCGTTGAAATTGACCCCGGTACGCAAAACCAGGCTGATCAAAGGCAGTCATATTATCGTGCCGAAAATTTATCCGCAAAACCAGGCCTATATCTTACAAAATGAAGATCAACGTATTGTTTTTGTTATTCCCTATCAACAGGACTTTTCCCTGATCGGCACCACAGATGTTGAGTTTTCCGGCGATCCGGGCAAGGTAGCGATCACGGCAGAAGAAAAGAGTTACCTGATTGGGCTGGTTAACCGTTATTTTAAGTCTCAGTTGGCAGAAAAAGATGTGGTGGCCAGTTATGCCGGGGTGCGTCCATTATGCGATGACGAGTCCAACAGTCCGTCGGCTATTACCCGGGATTATACCCTGGAAGTGGAAGAGCACTTAGGGTCGGCGCCTTTACTTTCAGTTTTTGGCGGCAAGATCACTACCTACCGAAAATTGGCGGAAACCGCACTAGCTAAGCTGGCGCCCTATTTTGAGGAAATGGCAGAACCCTGGACAGAAAAAGTCAGTTTACCCGGTGCTGATTTTAACCGCGGCAGCAAAAATTATGCCGTTGGTTTTACCGCGGCTTTTTCTCAGGAATTAAAGCAGCAATACCCCTGGTTACCGCCAGCGTTGATTAACCGTTATTGCCGGACTTATGGCAGTTTATGCTTGCAGTTTTTACGCCGGGCAACTGGCCTTAATCAATTAGGGCAAGACTTCGGTGCCGGTTTATATGCGGCTGAAGTGGATTATCTGATCACCAGAGAATGGGCCTATAGCTGCGAAGATATATTATGGCGCCGGACTAAGCTGGGCTTGTATCTAAAGCCTGCCCAGGTGCGGAAGCTTTCTGATTATCTTGATACACAGGAGTGCCGAAAGGTCTCGGCATAA
- a CDS encoding DeoR/GlpR family transcriptional regulator, whose protein sequence is MGQVSRQAKIVEMVKEQGFVTIEHFVNFFKVTPQTIRRDLNQLAEQNQIRRHHGGAGLDSSTENTSYNTRKISQLEEKQRIAQAVVSHIPDHASLFINIGTTTETIARALLNHQGLQVVTNNLNVASILSNKEDFNVIIAGGMVRSRDGGIVGEATRDFIGQFKMDYGIIGISGIDGDGSLLDFDYQEVRIAQAIMENSRNVFLAADHSKFGRSAMVRLGNIKQADRLFTDRKPVKNILNILKEHNVCLDVAG, encoded by the coding sequence ATGGGGCAGGTTAGCCGACAGGCGAAAATTGTTGAAATGGTTAAAGAGCAGGGTTTTGTAACCATTGAGCATTTTGTTAATTTCTTTAAAGTGACCCCGCAAACTATCAGGCGGGATCTGAACCAGTTAGCTGAGCAAAATCAGATACGCCGCCATCATGGCGGCGCCGGTTTAGACTCCAGCACCGAAAACACTTCCTATAATACCCGTAAGATTTCCCAGCTGGAAGAAAAGCAGCGTATCGCCCAGGCGGTGGTAAGTCATATCCCGGATCATGCATCACTGTTTATCAATATCGGCACTACCACAGAAACCATCGCCAGGGCATTGCTAAATCATCAGGGCTTGCAGGTGGTGACCAATAATCTCAATGTTGCTTCAATTTTGAGTAATAAAGAAGATTTTAATGTCATTATCGCCGGCGGTATGGTCAGAAGCCGGGATGGCGGCATTGTCGGTGAGGCGACGCGGGACTTTATCGGTCAGTTTAAAATGGATTACGGCATTATTGGTATCAGTGGTATCGATGGCGACGGCTCTCTGCTGGATTTTGATTATCAGGAAGTGCGTATTGCCCAGGCGATCATGGAAAACTCCCGTAATGTCTTTCTTGCCGCCGACCACAGCAAATTCGGCCGCAGCGCTATGGTGCGATTAGGCAATATCAAGCAGGCCGACAGGTTGTTTACCGATCGTAAACCGGTAAAAAATATTCTTAATATCCTCAAAGAGCATAATGTCTGTTTAGATGTTGCCGGCTAG
- the glpK gene encoding glycerol kinase GlpK yields the protein MSTYILSIDQGTTSSRAIIFDASGTIISSAQKEFKQYYPNNGWVEHDPEEIWQSTLETCRQAMAEKQLSAADIATIGITNQRETTLVWDKETGEPVYNAIVWQDRRTADYCTSLIEQELEQEFSDKTGLLIDPYFSGTKLKWILDNVSGARARADKGELAFGTIDTFLLWRLTGGKSHKTDATNASRTLMFNIHSQDWDTALLDRLTIPESLLPQVHDCSADFGVTETELLGGEIAISAMAGDQQAALVGQACFKEGMVKSTYGTGCFMMLNTGDQALKSNNRLLTTVAYRLNGKVTYAIEGSIFVAGAAIQWLRDGINLIQEASETEQLAENTPVNHGVYMVPAFTGLGAPYWDPQARGAISGLTRDTGIAEFVSAGLQSVCYQTKDLKRAMENDGAVRPSTLRVDGGMVANNWLVQFLSDILGADVDRPVIQETTALGAAYLAGLQIGLFDSLAQISELWQCQRQFTPQMPKSERDELYQGWEDAVSRVRSK from the coding sequence ATGTCTACATATATCTTGTCTATCGACCAAGGTACTACCAGTTCACGGGCAATCATATTTGATGCCTCGGGAACTATCATCAGCAGCGCGCAAAAGGAATTCAAACAATATTACCCGAACAACGGCTGGGTAGAGCATGATCCGGAAGAAATTTGGCAAAGTACCCTAGAGACTTGCCGCCAGGCCATGGCAGAAAAACAACTGAGTGCCGCCGACATCGCCACCATAGGCATCACCAACCAAAGGGAAACCACCCTGGTCTGGGATAAAGAAACCGGCGAGCCTGTCTATAATGCCATCGTCTGGCAAGACCGGCGTACCGCCGACTATTGTACTTCTTTAATAGAACAGGAGTTGGAACAGGAATTCAGCGATAAAACCGGCTTATTAATCGATCCATATTTTTCCGGCACTAAGCTCAAATGGATCCTGGATAATGTCAGCGGCGCCCGTGCCCGTGCAGATAAAGGTGAACTCGCCTTCGGCACTATAGATACCTTTTTGTTATGGCGCCTGACCGGCGGAAAAAGCCATAAAACGGACGCCACCAATGCCTCACGCACCCTGATGTTTAATATTCACAGCCAGGACTGGGATACCGCCTTGCTTGATCGCCTGACCATACCCGAGAGTTTATTGCCGCAGGTACATGACTGTAGTGCCGATTTCGGCGTCACAGAAACCGAGCTGCTTGGCGGCGAAATTGCCATTAGCGCCATGGCCGGCGATCAACAGGCCGCCCTGGTTGGTCAGGCCTGCTTTAAAGAAGGCATGGTAAAAAGTACCTATGGCACCGGCTGTTTTATGATGCTCAATACCGGCGACCAGGCATTAAAATCGAACAACAGGTTATTAACGACCGTTGCCTACCGTCTCAACGGCAAAGTTACCTATGCCATTGAAGGCAGCATTTTCGTTGCCGGTGCCGCAATCCAGTGGTTACGGGATGGCATCAACTTAATCCAGGAAGCCAGTGAAACAGAGCAACTGGCAGAAAATACTCCGGTAAACCACGGTGTTTATATGGTACCTGCCTTCACCGGCCTGGGCGCTCCCTACTGGGATCCACAAGCCCGTGGCGCCATTTCAGGATTAACCCGGGATACAGGCATAGCCGAATTTGTCAGCGCCGGTTTGCAATCTGTGTGTTATCAAACCAAAGATCTTAAGCGAGCCATGGAAAATGACGGCGCCGTCCGGCCTTCAACCTTACGGGTAGATGGCGGCATGGTGGCCAATAACTGGCTGGTTCAATTTTTGTCCGATATTTTAGGGGCCGATGTTGACCGCCCGGTGATCCAGGAAACCACAGCTTTAGGCGCTGCTTACCTGGCTGGCCTGCAAATCGGCTTATTTGATTCTCTAGCGCAAATAAGCGAACTCTGGCAGTGTCAGCGTCAGTTCACCCCACAAATGCCTAAGAGCGAGCGAGATGAGCTTTACCAGGGATGGGAAGATGCGGTATCCCGGGTAAGGTCAAAATAA